A single genomic interval of bacterium harbors:
- a CDS encoding peptidyl-prolyl cis-trans isomerase: MKYLKYVFALCLALSIFASCVDNKVLLTINKEQYTVDDFNSRIQFAPTDDSIKRTEKINEFVNQMLVIYAAREQGYEKDPVVTAAYETNRKDIITRGFYEAQVIDKIKISDYDAKKLYNQYMDQYHLAQIVLPSESLATFLGKELKRGIEFDSLLKYSLDTLTANGDIGSFSALSLPPEIFEAVKKAKLGTTTEPILFGEYFYILKVIEHKKADTPKFDDVKESIKSSLLREKALELGEKFTTALIDKAHVEYNDEGFASLLKPDSLITDKDLDTWIVKKVTGKDTNIVRVRSIIDAVRYQYQRSSIDPKILVQRALLPDLLYEEAVRTKAENLPKIKNDLRSALNTLLYQKFYSDNVLEKIVIDSAMVTKYFKDHPETYKDKKLQDVYTQVSSKIRENTIASLRETLFTELRAKYNPQLNEKAVSELMSKKEEK, encoded by the coding sequence ATGAAATACTTAAAATACGTTTTCGCACTGTGTTTGGCATTATCGATTTTTGCCAGTTGTGTCGACAATAAGGTCCTGCTTACGATCAATAAAGAGCAATACACGGTCGATGATTTTAACAGCCGTATCCAGTTCGCTCCTACCGACGATTCGATAAAAAGGACCGAAAAGATCAATGAATTCGTCAATCAGATGCTTGTGATCTACGCGGCGCGGGAACAGGGGTATGAAAAAGACCCGGTTGTGACCGCGGCTTATGAAACGAACCGCAAAGATATCATCACCCGCGGTTTTTACGAGGCACAGGTCATCGACAAGATCAAGATCTCGGATTACGACGCGAAGAAATTGTATAACCAGTACATGGACCAGTACCACCTTGCGCAGATAGTGCTGCCCAGTGAATCGCTGGCAACGTTCCTGGGGAAGGAACTCAAGCGCGGGATCGAATTCGATTCGCTCCTGAAATATTCGCTGGACACTTTAACGGCGAACGGCGACATCGGCTCTTTTTCCGCGCTGTCGCTGCCGCCCGAGATATTCGAAGCGGTGAAGAAAGCAAAGCTCGGTACTACGACCGAACCCATCCTCTTCGGCGAGTACTTCTATATCCTGAAGGTTATCGAACACAAGAAGGCTGATACCCCGAAATTCGATGACGTCAAAGAAAGCATCAAGAGCTCACTTTTGCGCGAAAAAGCCCTGGAACTGGGCGAGAAATTTACGACGGCGCTCATCGACAAGGCCCACGTGGAATATAATGATGAAGGGTTCGCGAGTCTTTTAAAACCAGATTCGTTGATCACCGACAAGGACCTCGATACCTGGATCGTGAAAAAAGTGACCGGCAAGGATACGAACATCGTCAGGGTCCGTTCGATCATTGACGCGGTCCGTTACCAATACCAGCGTTCCAGCATCGACCCCAAGATCCTTGTCCAGCGCGCTCTTCTTCCGGACCTGCTCTACGAAGAAGCCGTCCGAACGAAAGCCGAAAATCTGCCCAAGATCAAGAACGACCTGCGCAGCGCCCTGAACACGCTGCTTTACCAGAAGTTCTATTCTGACAATGTTCTTGAAAAGATCGTTATCGATTCCGCGATGGTCACTAAATACTTCAAAGATCATCCGGAAACCTACAAGGATAAAAAACTCCAGGACGTATACACTCAAGTCTCGTCAAAGATCCGTGAAAATACGATCGCATCCCTGCGCGAGACGCTCTTTACCGAACTGCGGGCGAAGTACAATCCCCAGTTGAACGAAAAAGCGGTCAGCGAATTGATGTCAAAGAAGGAGGAAAAATGA
- a CDS encoding peptidylprolyl isomerase, with product MPMLIALLSIVFGALADQVAAIVGDDVILESEVAANSAYIASDPAAKTMFGTDEEIRTYVLNELIASRLMVVQAEVESIGISNDELQSRVKTIIENIKQNFPSEADFYKWLAERGITLEEIKKNAEESQRTKMLMQELIMKKWGTKIMISPIAVRRFYDQNKDSIAFMPGRIKLAHILLVIRPGEDALKKQFDRAIEVYKLILAGGDFSVIAQEFSEDENSKRQGGMLGRIKKGETLEEFEKVIFSLKPGVVSQPFPTRLGYHIVEVLNKGPDWVLARQILLTVETTKADTIRVANLARRIKEQIEQGANFDSLAKINSMDPNVDLGDFYVNQLTPPFDEVVKDLAQGQVSEPILTPYGYHLLYAREKTPEKHLEFDELRERIYQYLYEQELQKHYDRLIEELKQKTYVKIFPLQ from the coding sequence ATGCCGATGCTGATCGCACTCCTGTCTATTGTTTTTGGCGCGCTCGCCGACCAGGTCGCCGCCATTGTCGGTGATGATGTCATTCTGGAAAGCGAGGTCGCCGCCAACTCGGCGTACATCGCCAGCGATCCGGCCGCAAAGACCATGTTCGGGACCGATGAGGAGATCAGGACCTATGTCCTCAACGAGCTCATCGCCAGCCGGCTCATGGTCGTGCAGGCGGAAGTGGAATCGATCGGGATCTCCAACGATGAGCTGCAAAGCCGCGTAAAGACGATCATCGAGAACATCAAGCAGAATTTCCCGTCGGAGGCCGATTTTTATAAGTGGCTTGCAGAACGCGGGATTACCCTTGAGGAGATCAAAAAGAACGCCGAGGAAAGCCAGCGGACAAAGATGCTAATGCAGGAACTGATCATGAAAAAATGGGGCACCAAGATCATGATATCGCCGATCGCGGTCCGCCGGTTCTACGACCAGAACAAAGATTCGATCGCGTTCATGCCGGGCCGGATAAAGCTCGCCCATATCCTCCTTGTCATCAGACCGGGCGAGGATGCCCTGAAAAAGCAGTTCGACCGGGCTATCGAAGTATACAAACTGATCTTGGCCGGCGGAGATTTCAGCGTCATAGCCCAGGAATTTTCCGAAGATGAAAATTCCAAGCGGCAGGGCGGCATGCTTGGCAGGATCAAGAAAGGCGAAACGCTCGAGGAATTTGAAAAGGTCATTTTCTCGCTCAAACCCGGGGTCGTTTCGCAGCCGTTCCCCACTCGCCTCGGGTACCATATCGTGGAAGTGCTGAACAAAGGACCAGACTGGGTCCTGGCACGGCAGATCCTGCTCACGGTCGAGACGACAAAAGCCGACACTATCCGTGTCGCCAACCTGGCCCGCCGGATCAAGGAACAGATCGAACAAGGCGCGAATTTCGACAGCCTGGCAAAGATCAATTCAATGGATCCTAACGTTGACCTGGGCGATTTTTATGTGAACCAGCTGACCCCGCCGTTCGACGAAGTGGTAAAAGACCTGGCCCAGGGTCAGGTCAGCGAACCGATCCTAACGCCCTACGGTTATCACCTGCTTTATGCCCGGGAAAAGACGCCGGAGAAGCATCTTGAATTCGACGAACTGCGGGAACGGATCTACCAATACCTGTATGAACAGGAACTGCAAAAACACTACGACCGGCTCATTGAAGAACTCAAACAAAAAACTTACGTAAAGATATTCCCGCTCCAGTAA
- a CDS encoding peptidyl-prolyl cis-trans isomerase has product MTPRSFVRTGLIACLMLCAVITTCTKKSTDILVRINGSVLTVDELRKYVPESELSKLSDDNIKAFLDNWAEQEILYLEALKKGIDKEDSVKLVISQYRKNLLAMEIVRREFGGSAVGEQDVRNYFDLHNDEFLYAVKLGQIVLQNYELAARTLAEIKSGADFFKIARERSLTRLENPADPRVVTDYIPRGSLGDFAVEEQIFKMQPGELSGIIPYVQGTFLIVKMVDRKKMFSKVDFNTYSSQIYNYLMSQKYQEFLRSYVDSLKTKYKITVDLAPLKK; this is encoded by the coding sequence ATGACACCGAGATCTTTTGTGCGTACCGGGCTCATTGCCTGCCTGATGCTCTGCGCGGTCATCACGACATGCACAAAAAAGAGCACCGACATACTGGTCCGGATCAACGGTTCGGTCCTGACCGTTGATGAACTTAGAAAATACGTTCCCGAATCAGAGCTCAGCAAGCTTTCGGACGACAATATCAAGGCCTTTCTTGACAACTGGGCAGAACAGGAAATACTGTATCTCGAGGCCCTGAAAAAAGGCATTGATAAGGAAGATTCGGTGAAACTGGTCATTAGCCAGTATCGCAAGAACCTGCTGGCAATGGAGATCGTCCGCCGGGAGTTCGGCGGCTCGGCCGTGGGCGAACAGGACGTCAGGAACTACTTCGACCTGCATAATGACGAATTCCTGTACGCGGTCAAGCTCGGTCAGATCGTCCTTCAGAACTATGAGCTTGCAGCGCGGACTTTGGCGGAGATCAAATCAGGTGCGGATTTCTTCAAGATCGCCAGGGAACGCTCCCTGACCAGGCTTGAGAACCCTGCCGACCCGAGAGTGGTCACCGATTACATCCCGCGCGGCAGTCTTGGTGATTTTGCCGTCGAGGAGCAGATCTTCAAGATGCAGCCCGGCGAATTGTCCGGCATCATCCCTTATGTCCAGGGAACCTTTCTTATCGTGAAGATGGTCGACAGGAAAAAAATGTTTTCCAAGGTCGATTTCAACACGTACAGTTCCCAGATCTACAATTACCTGATGTCGCAGAAATACCAGGAATTCCTGCGCTCCTATGTAGACAGTCTTAAGACAAAATACAAGATCACGGTCGACCTGGCGCCGCTCAAGAAATAA